In Pyrus communis chromosome 8, drPyrComm1.1, whole genome shotgun sequence, one genomic interval encodes:
- the LOC137742626 gene encoding protein TRM32-like, with protein MGKQLERLDSSVGGNRPGCMWSLMNILDYHHWSNVKKILPHRKPAGGKRVRRNYGSRKAASKNREISKGPELVVAEAEPLLVKQHSTETSTAKKRSCKSRKKASSAKDKPREDSPKRWILSFPVQSWLRRTSVVHDAEPSENCLDTTRNGSITSPRGLQDSSHLKMSKNTMKRELPLKDVSSDTVNDHVDILELFKVNKEFFFKILQDPEVSTNQFPGLQNSKNKVRLTKSRSFPFTDSSRARNRRPSTLKHKQNEVWSFPKGEKLLATTQTPKSMTSETQEDYSMKSKHYMAGNNSVGSTMQQETSFSSLGLPEEFSHQGWNQLVINRFRHITQKLMHALQESKKENSGNSIESLFWKDPSGRDGKEVLETLELTTTQDGIKVRGLDDNLGRQRRQRVRRTSSLDESLSRYTQLYESSYSSDQRNLHHSKSLKLKSEEKVPSTGNAQKTTRRNLSLPDLDSFSSILNGAMVKDAFRLGMPVTKAAEQNTDKSEQLDAILESDDSANIADIKDSDEHAIVPLVGESTTHQEQEMVIAMSRESKQAQPMESSNLDPPDYITSNARLSISEGSEFNPGSPDANEPNSSLNLQGRHIIDSLPESSISTEIEHKISITHSSRFVVDKVDDPDSEFSYVRYVLELSGFIGQEHLGAWYSLDQPLDPTMFMELEDCFQHEPESYEDRLTSGNCDHRLLFDLVNETLLAVYERSYTYFPRALYFSGNIRPMPKGQRLLDDVWTRVSSYLSLRPEMDQSLDDVVARDLAKGDRWMNLQWETECVALELEELIFDGLLDEVICA; from the exons ATGGGAAAGCAGTTGGAACGCCTGGACTCGAGTGTTGGGGGCAACCGTCCAGGCTGCATGTGGAGCCTAATGAACATCCTTGATTACCATCATTGGAGTAATGTCAAGAAGATTCTTCCCCACAGAAAGCCGGCGGGGGGAAAGCGAGTCAGAC GCAATTATGGAAGTCGAAAAGCAGCTTCGAAGAACCGTGAAATTAGTAAAGGGCCAGAGTTGGTAGTTGCGGAAGCTGAACCTTTGTTG GTCAAACAGCATAGTACAGAAACTAGCACAGCAAAGAAAAGGTCTTGTAAATCTCGCAAGAAAGCATCAAGTGCAAAAGACAAACCAAGGGAAGACAGCCCCAAAAGATGGATTTTAAGCTTCCCTGTACAGTCATGGTTGCGAAGGACGAGTGTTGTACATGATGCAGAGCCTTCGGAAAATTGTTTGGATACAACAAGAAACGGCAGTATCACTAGTCCTAGAGGATTGCAGGATTCATCGCACTTGAAGATGTCGAAGAATACAATGAAACGGGAACTTCCTCTCAAGGACGTTTCCAGTGACACAGTTAATGATCATGTTGACATTTTGGAGTTATTCAAAGTAAACAAggaatttttctttaaaattctacAAGATCCAGAAGTTAGTACAAACCAGTTTCCAGGCCTGCAAAATTCCAAGAACAAAGTCAGAttaacaaaatcaaggtcaTTCCCCTTCACTGATTCCTCTCGAGCGAGAAATAGGAGGCCTAGCACACTCAAACACAAGCAGAATGAAGTTTGGTCCTTCCCAAAAGGAGAAAAATTGCTTGCTACTACTCAGACACCGAAGTCAATGACATCCGAAACTCAGGAAGACTATTCTATGAAGTCCAAGCATTACATGGCGGGTAATAACAGCGTAGGCAGTACCATGCAACAAGAAACAAGCTTTTCTTCTTTGGGATTGCCTGAGGAATTTAGTCACCAAGGATGGAATCAATTGGTCATAAATCGTTTCAGACATATAACGCAGAAGCTAATGCATGCGCTCCAAGAGAGCAAGAAGGAAAATTCTGGCAATTCCATCGAGTCTCTTTTCTGGAAAGACCCTTCTGGACGTGATGGCAAAGAAGTGCTTGAAACGCTGGAGTTAACTACGACACAAGACGGAATCAAGGTTCGTGGTTTAGATGATAATCTTGGGCGGCAAAGACGTCAACGTGTAAGAAGAACCTCCTCTCTAGATGAGTCGCTTAGTAGATATACTCAGTTGTATGAGAGCAGCTACAGCAGTGATCAGAGAAACTTGCATCACTCGAAGAGCTTAAAGTTGAAAAGTGAAGAAAAAGTTCCTTCAACTGGGAATGCTCAGAAAACCACTAGAAGGAATCTGTCACTGCCTGATCTTGACTCTTTTTCTTCCATCTTAAACGGGGCAATGGTTAAAGATGCTTTTCGTTTAGGGATGCCGGTTACAAAAGCTGCGGAACAAAATACCGATAAGTCTGAACAACTAGATGCTATTTTAGAAAGTGACGACAGTGCAAATATTGCTGACATAAAGGACAGTGATGAGCATGCAATCGTGCCATTAGTAGGAGAAAGCACAACTCACCAGGAGCAAGAGATGGTTATTGCGATGAGTCGTGAAAGCAAGCAAGCACAGCCGATGGAAAGTTCTAATCTTGATCCCCCAGACTATATAACCAGCAATGCAAGGTTGTCAATCTCAGAAG GTTCAGAGTTCAATCCCGGAAGTCCCGATGCGAATGAGCCGAATTCTTCTCTTAACCTACAAGGCAGGCACATCATAGATTCTTTACCGGAATCCTCCATAAGCACTGAAATTGAACATAAGATTTCAATCACTCACTCCTCGCGCTTTGTAGTGGACAAAGTGGATGATCCTGATTCCGAATTCAGTTACGTGAGATATGTTCTTGAGCTCTCAGGCTTCATTGGTCAAGAGCACCTCGGAGCATGGTACTCGCTAGACCAGCCTCTGGATCCCACGATGTTCATGGAATTGGAGGATTGCTTTCAGCATGAACCCGAATCCTATGAAGACCGACTTACATCCGGCAATTGTGATCACCGTCTTCTATTTGATTTAGTTAATGAGACCCTCCTTGCGGTCTATGAGAGGTCATACACCTACTTCCCAAGGGCCTTGTACTTCAGTGGCAACATCCGTCCAATGCCCAAGGGGCAACGTCTTCTTGATGATGTCTGGACAAGAGTTAGCTCGTACCTGAGCTTGAGGCCGGAGATGGATCAATCACTGGATGATGTTGTGGCTCGAGATTTGGCAAAGGGCGATCGTTGGATGAACCTTCAATGGGAAACTGAGTGTGTGGCACTTGAACTTGAGGAATTGATCTTTGATGGACTATTAGATGAAGTTATTTGTGCTTAA
- the LOC137742500 gene encoding fasciclin-like arabinogalactan protein 4, with product MANTFPTSHFSPASLLYFLLLLSSSSSIHALNISTLLSPFPDLSSFTSLLSSSISSDLLPRSSLTLLAVPNSFLSSTSDLTRRLSPSSRADVLRYHVLLEYLSPADILRLPPSGKLVTTLFQTTGRATNNFGSVNLTRNPYTGVVSIRSPAPFSPSNATVLSLVTNLPYNVSIFSVNSLLLPYGFDLMASDARPPLGMNITKVLIDGHNFNVAASMLAASGVVEEFEAAEGGAGITLFVPTDTAFSNLPSTVRLQSLPADRKAVVLKFHVIPSYYPLGSLESIVNPVQPTLATDDGGATSYTLNISRINGSMAISTGIVQAVVTQTVFDQKPVSIFGVSEVLLPKEIFGRNPIFATQPGPPLDGAPPPYIALSPESLNEPPSHLSSPPGFREGIRSDAATSAINGFRSLWIASCCIGLYLMV from the coding sequence ATGGCCAATACATTTCCCACTTCCCATTTTAGCCCTGCATCCCTCCTCtatttcctcctcctcctctcctcGTCCTCCTCCATCCACGCCCTCAACATCTCCACCCTCCTTTCCCCCTTCCCCGACCTCTCCTCCTTCACCTCCCTCCTCTCCTCCTCCATCTCCTCCGACCTCCTCCCCCGCTCCTCCCTCACCCTCCTCGCCGTCCCCAACTCCTTCCTCTCCTCCACCTCTGACCTCACGCGCCGCCTATCCCCTTCCTCACGCGCCGACGTCCTCCGCTACCACGTCCTTCTCGAGTACCTCTCCCCCGCTGACATCCTCCGCCTCCCTCCCTCCGGCAAGCTCGTCACCACCCTCTTCCAAACCACGGGCCGCGCCACCAACAACTTCGGCTCCGTCAACCTCACCCGCAACCCCTACACCGGCGTCGTCTCGATCCGCTCCCCTGCCCCCTTCTCCCCCTCAAATGCCACTGTTTTGTCCCTCGTCACAAACCTCCCGTACAATGTCTCCATCTTTTCCGTTAATTCCCTTTTACTCCCCTACGGATTCGACCTCATGGCCTCCGATGCCCGCCCGCCCCTCGGCATGAACATCACCAAAGTCCTCATCGACGGCCACAATTTCAACGTCGCAGCCTCCATGCTCGCGGCATCCGGCGTCGTCGAGGAGTTCGAGGCCGCCGAGGGCGGCGCCGGAATCACCCTCTTCGTCCCCACCGACACCGCGTTCTCCAATCTCCCATCCACTGTCCGCCTCCAGTCCCTCCCAGCCGACAGAAAAGCGGTAGTTCTCAAATTCCACGTCATCCCCTCCTACTACCCGCTCGGTTCGCTCGAGTCGATTGTGAACCCGGTCCAGCCCACATTGGCCACGGACGACGGCGGAGCCACCTCGTACACTCTCAACATCAGCAGAATCAACGGCTCGATGGCCATCAGCACTGGGATCGTCCAGGCCGTGGTCACCCAGACGGTGTTCGACCAAAAGCCCGTGTCAATTTTCGGGGTTTCGGAGGTTTTGCTGCCCAAAGAGATCTTCGGTAGAAACCCGATTTTCGCAACGCAACCCGGGCCTCCCTTAGACGGGGCTCCGCCCCCCTACATTGCCCTGTCGCCGGAGAGCCTGAATGAGCCTCCGTCGCACCTCTCTTCGCCGCCGGGTTTTCGCGAAGGGATCAGATCAGATGCTGCTACTTCTGCAATCAATGGGTTCCGGAGCTTGTGGATTGCATCTTGTTGTATAGGATTGTATTTAATGGTATGA